A single Acidimicrobiales bacterium DNA region contains:
- a CDS encoding GntR family transcriptional regulator, with protein MPRTSSAPRFARRSSGTDAALYIRRLIFEGELRPGERVPQDELAQDLGISRIPIREALIALESGGWVSIELHRGAFVTALDEQAVRDHYELYGLVYGFAAKRALARKAPGLEDELAKLADAFNETDDADELESLAIDFHAAITGAARSPRINVVLRAMSGLVPGNFFELVPAAIEGERRGLTAIARAMKRRDGDRAATEYQRMMRRQADNVVAVFRERGLLDSAGSDGPKGT; from the coding sequence ATGCCCCGCACCTCGTCCGCTCCACGGTTCGCCAGACGCAGCAGCGGTACCGACGCTGCGTTGTACATCCGGCGATTGATCTTCGAGGGCGAGCTGCGTCCCGGCGAGCGCGTGCCCCAGGACGAGCTCGCCCAGGATCTCGGGATCAGCCGGATCCCGATCCGGGAAGCACTCATCGCTCTGGAGAGCGGCGGCTGGGTGAGCATCGAGCTCCATCGGGGCGCCTTCGTCACCGCACTGGACGAGCAGGCGGTCCGAGATCACTACGAGCTGTACGGCCTCGTCTATGGGTTCGCCGCCAAGCGGGCGCTCGCCCGCAAGGCGCCGGGTCTGGAGGACGAGCTGGCCAAGCTGGCGGATGCGTTCAACGAGACCGACGATGCCGACGAGCTCGAAAGCCTCGCCATCGACTTCCACGCCGCCATCACGGGGGCGGCGCGCTCACCACGCATCAACGTCGTGCTTCGAGCCATGTCAGGGCTGGTCCCGGGCAACTTCTTCGAGCTCGTCCCGGCTGCCATCGAAGGCGAGCGGAGGGGGTTGACCGCGATCGCCAGGGCCATGAAACGTCGCGACGGCGACCGGGCCGCCACCGAGTACCAGCGGATGATGAGACGCCAGGCTGACAACGTCGTCGCCGTCTTCCGCGAGCGTGGCCTGCTCGATAGTGCTGGCTCCGACGGACCCAAGGGTACGTAG